A stretch of Crossiella cryophila DNA encodes these proteins:
- a CDS encoding ArsR/SmtB family transcription factor: MLRIHFTPEDLGRTRVANAPDPLWESMLSLHRLRARDGTLVFGQWRARVRGGLATAQCRPELRMLLPLVPQRGYFPDFLTPADARSGWQAGIDALLHTPASRLRSELELLAGRQHLPSWAAGLADGDPDLLQRLAAALTAYYELAVAPFSGALQAHLDADRALRARSLLDGGAEGLLAGLRPMMRWQNPVLEVDYPTEQELHLDGRGLLLVPSFFCWRHPISLLDPTQPPVLVYPVEKDPAWFGGPAESTEQAVAALLGSTRAAVLATVGIGCTTGELARRLRISPASASQHTTVLRNAGLITSRRNGPVVLHTQTPLGARLLRP; this comes from the coding sequence ATGCTGCGAATACATTTCACACCGGAGGACCTGGGGCGGACCAGGGTGGCCAATGCGCCCGATCCGCTCTGGGAGTCGATGCTCAGCCTGCACCGGTTGCGCGCCAGGGACGGCACGCTGGTGTTCGGCCAGTGGCGCGCGCGGGTGCGCGGCGGGCTGGCCACCGCGCAGTGCCGCCCGGAACTGCGCATGCTGCTGCCGCTGGTGCCCCAGCGCGGTTATTTCCCGGACTTCCTCACCCCGGCCGATGCCAGGTCGGGCTGGCAGGCCGGGATAGACGCGCTGCTGCACACCCCGGCCAGCCGGTTGCGCTCGGAACTGGAGCTGCTGGCCGGCCGCCAGCACCTGCCGTCCTGGGCGGCCGGACTGGCCGATGGCGACCCTGACCTGCTGCAACGGCTGGCCGCCGCGCTGACCGCGTACTACGAGCTGGCGGTGGCCCCCTTCAGCGGCGCGTTGCAGGCCCACCTGGACGCCGACCGCGCGCTGCGGGCCCGTTCGCTGCTCGACGGCGGCGCGGAGGGCCTGCTGGCCGGGCTGCGGCCGATGATGCGCTGGCAGAACCCGGTGCTGGAGGTGGACTACCCGACCGAGCAGGAACTGCACCTGGACGGCAGGGGGCTGCTGCTGGTGCCCTCGTTCTTCTGCTGGCGGCACCCGATCAGCCTGCTGGACCCGACCCAGCCGCCGGTGCTGGTCTACCCGGTGGAGAAGGACCCGGCCTGGTTCGGCGGCCCGGCCGAGTCCACCGAGCAGGCGGTGGCCGCGTTGCTGGGCAGCACCAGGGCGGCGGTGCTGGCCACCGTCGGCATCGGCTGCACCACCGGGGAGCTGGCCCGCCGCCTCCGGATCTCCCCGGCCTCGGCGAGCCAGCACACCACGGTGTTGCGCAACGCGGGCCTGATCACCAGCCGCCGCAACGGCCCGGTGGTGCTGCACACCCAGACCCCGCTGGGCGCCCGGCTGCTCCGGCCCTGA
- a CDS encoding glycoside hydrolase domain-containing protein, translating into MDYRGYQVLVPGSWEVVDLDAAPRRCVRFDQNVVYLGKQGDQPICPSTVVGRTEALLIEPLAEAPVRSDTVTAGAGAAGVAVLPETAGHEISLQVPAAGVLVTASYGDSVAGIRAVLDSARLTARAVPMAARSVTEALPRTTSWVNTPGDFTGHGFDTCTAPANEGMDTWLKYSPYRAVGIYIGGISKACSQRFLSWDWVHRQTNRGWRLLPVYVGLQAPCTGFRNKIDPANAGHQGWADGDDAAHQAGRLGIGGGSTIYNDMESFDPGNGECRDAVLNYLRSWIIRVHQRGYRTGVYSSAATGIQAIANAPGFPLPDHIWMAHWDGAANVESRYVRGDMWQRRRIKQYTGGHLESHYGWEIYVDSNFVDRTW; encoded by the coding sequence GTGGACTACCGGGGCTACCAGGTGCTGGTGCCTGGGTCGTGGGAGGTGGTCGACCTGGACGCCGCGCCGCGGCGGTGTGTCCGGTTCGATCAGAACGTGGTTTACCTGGGGAAGCAGGGAGATCAGCCGATCTGTCCGTCCACTGTGGTGGGTCGGACCGAGGCGCTGCTGATCGAACCCCTGGCGGAGGCGCCGGTCCGGTCGGACACGGTGACGGCGGGTGCGGGGGCGGCCGGGGTGGCGGTGCTGCCGGAGACCGCCGGGCACGAGATCAGCCTGCAGGTGCCTGCGGCGGGAGTGCTGGTCACGGCCTCCTACGGGGATTCGGTGGCGGGGATCCGGGCGGTGCTGGACTCGGCGCGGCTCACCGCGCGCGCGGTGCCGATGGCGGCCCGGTCGGTGACCGAGGCGCTGCCGCGGACCACCTCGTGGGTGAACACGCCGGGTGACTTCACCGGGCACGGGTTCGACACCTGTACCGCGCCGGCCAACGAGGGCATGGACACCTGGCTGAAGTACTCGCCCTACCGTGCGGTCGGCATCTACATCGGCGGCATCAGCAAGGCGTGCAGCCAACGGTTCCTGAGCTGGGACTGGGTGCACCGGCAGACCAACCGCGGCTGGCGGCTGCTGCCGGTCTACGTCGGGCTGCAGGCCCCGTGCACCGGGTTCCGCAACAAGATCGACCCGGCCAACGCGGGTCACCAGGGCTGGGCGGACGGGGATGACGCGGCGCACCAGGCCGGGCGGCTGGGCATCGGCGGTGGCAGCACGATCTACAACGACATGGAGAGCTTCGACCCTGGCAACGGGGAATGCCGGGACGCGGTGCTGAACTACCTGCGTTCCTGGATCATCCGGGTGCACCAGCGTGGCTACCGCACCGGCGTCTACAGCAGTGCCGCCACCGGTATCCAGGCCATCGCCAACGCGCCCGGCTTCCCGTTGCCGGACCACATCTGGATGGCGCACTGGGACGGCGCGGCCAACGTGGAGAGCCGGTACGTGCGCGGGGACATGTGGCAGCGGCGGCGGATCAAGCAGTACACCGGCGGCCACCTGGAATCGCACTACGGCTGGGAGATCTACGTGGACAGCAACTTCGTGGACCGGACCTGGTGA
- a CDS encoding C39 family peptidase, producing MTRRLITMVLVSAVALLMGSAGLATATEAPAPEKAAAIASHDLGVQAQSRVLNYSWQRQQTGYWCGPGSTWIALSTRVSPPSQQTLANYMGTHTGGTDHIGLVRNALNRFANTQWFAAKNMYDPPTQAQRDLLKRDVLLNLDNGYPMVANVISGWRPPGYPGGTIYHYVAIVGYGDYGNTVLIADPAGEGAGGGGWSNVPRAYWISTHNLGTWIGGKGYAA from the coding sequence ATGACTCGACGACTCATCACGATGGTGCTGGTCAGCGCCGTCGCCCTGCTGATGGGCAGCGCCGGTCTGGCAACCGCCACAGAGGCCCCGGCACCGGAGAAGGCGGCGGCCATCGCCTCTCACGACCTGGGTGTGCAGGCGCAAAGCCGAGTTCTCAACTACAGCTGGCAACGACAGCAGACCGGTTACTGGTGTGGTCCCGGTTCCACCTGGATCGCGCTGAGCACCCGGGTCAGTCCGCCCAGCCAGCAGACGCTGGCCAACTACATGGGCACGCACACCGGCGGCACCGACCACATCGGCCTGGTCCGCAACGCGCTCAACCGGTTCGCGAACACCCAGTGGTTCGCGGCCAAGAACATGTACGACCCGCCCACCCAGGCCCAGCGGGACCTGCTCAAGCGGGATGTGCTGCTCAACCTGGACAACGGCTACCCGATGGTGGCCAACGTGATCAGCGGCTGGCGCCCGCCGGGCTACCCGGGCGGCACCATCTACCACTACGTCGCGATCGTCGGTTACGGCGACTACGGCAACACGGTGCTGATCGCCGACCCGGCCGGTGAGGGAGCGGGTGGCGGTGGCTGGTCCAACGTGCCGCGCGCCTACTGGATCAGCACGCACAACCTGGGCACCTGGATCGGTGGAAAGGGCTACGCCGCATAA